From Draconibacterium halophilum, one genomic window encodes:
- a CDS encoding NADH-dependent [FeFe] hydrogenase, group A6: MDTINLTIDNKPVVVKSGTTILEAASGVGMHIPTLCHMKLEDLNIENKPGGCRICVVEVEGRRNLAPACCTDVSEGMKINTHSMRVINARRTVMELILSDHPFDCLICAKSGNCDLQDMAHNLGIREIHYKGEQSTYREDTSPAIIREVDKCIMCRRCETMCNEVQTVGVLSAINRGFESVVSPAFEMNLDHSVCTYCGQCVAVCPTGALTEVDETGKVIRALSDPTKTVIVQTAPAVRAALGEEFGMEAGSLVTGKLVAALRRLGFDHVFDTDFAADLTIMEEGTELLNRLGKHLAGDKDVKLPILTSCCPAWVKFFEHQFPEMKDIPSTARSPQQMFGAIAKTYFADQLGIKREDLVVVSIMPCVAKKYECGRDEFKTNDNPDVDHAITTRELAALIKLSNIEFKSLPNEDFDNPMGESTGAGVIFGTTGGVIEAAVRTAYEIHTKKELPHLDFDELRGMEGIREATIDFDGLPIKIGIAHGLGNARKLLEDIQAGKSEFHAIEIMSCPGGCIGGGGQPYHHGDAGILKKRQAALYQEDKNKTLRKSHENPHIIELYEKFLGEPMSDKAHHLLHTEYFDRT, encoded by the coding sequence ATGGATACAATAAATCTTACGATAGATAATAAACCGGTTGTGGTAAAATCAGGAACCACAATTCTTGAAGCGGCATCGGGTGTTGGCATGCATATTCCAACGCTGTGCCATATGAAACTTGAAGACCTGAATATTGAAAACAAACCGGGTGGCTGCCGCATTTGTGTGGTGGAGGTGGAAGGAAGAAGAAACCTGGCACCGGCTTGCTGCACCGATGTGAGTGAAGGCATGAAGATCAACACGCACTCGATGCGTGTGATTAATGCGCGTAGAACAGTAATGGAGTTGATTCTTTCAGATCATCCTTTCGACTGTTTGATCTGTGCCAAATCAGGCAACTGCGATTTGCAGGACATGGCGCACAACCTCGGAATTCGCGAAATTCATTATAAAGGTGAGCAGTCGACTTACCGCGAAGATACTTCGCCGGCCATTATTCGCGAGGTGGACAAATGTATTATGTGCCGCCGTTGCGAAACCATGTGTAACGAAGTGCAAACCGTTGGTGTTTTATCGGCCATTAATCGTGGTTTCGAATCGGTTGTTTCACCTGCTTTCGAAATGAACCTCGATCACTCGGTGTGTACATATTGCGGCCAGTGTGTGGCTGTTTGTCCAACCGGAGCATTAACCGAAGTTGACGAAACCGGAAAAGTAATTCGTGCGCTTTCCGATCCTACAAAAACCGTAATTGTTCAAACAGCTCCTGCCGTGCGCGCAGCGTTGGGCGAGGAGTTTGGAATGGAAGCCGGTTCGTTGGTAACCGGAAAACTGGTAGCTGCTTTGCGCCGTTTGGGTTTCGATCATGTTTTTGATACCGACTTTGCCGCCGACCTTACCATTATGGAAGAAGGAACCGAGTTGCTGAATCGTTTGGGAAAACATTTGGCAGGCGATAAAGATGTAAAACTTCCTATTCTTACTTCGTGCTGTCCGGCGTGGGTGAAATTCTTTGAGCATCAGTTCCCGGAAATGAAAGATATTCCTTCAACTGCACGATCGCCACAGCAAATGTTTGGCGCTATTGCCAAAACTTATTTTGCCGATCAGTTGGGAATTAAACGAGAAGATCTGGTTGTTGTTTCGATTATGCCTTGTGTGGCAAAAAAATACGAATGCGGTCGCGATGAATTTAAAACCAACGATAACCCGGATGTGGATCATGCCATAACAACCCGGGAGTTAGCAGCTTTAATAAAATTATCGAATATTGAATTTAAGTCATTGCCCAACGAAGACTTTGATAATCCAATGGGAGAATCAACAGGAGCAGGTGTAATTTTCGGAACAACAGGCGGTGTAATTGAAGCGGCTGTTCGTACGGCGTATGAAATTCATACGAAAAAAGAATTGCCGCATCTTGATTTCGATGAGTTGCGTGGAATGGAAGGTATTCGGGAAGCGACTATCGATTTTGATGGATTGCCAATAAAAATTGGTATTGCGCACGGTTTGGGTAATGCCCGGAAATTACTGGAAGATATTCAGGCAGGAAAAAGCGAGTTTCATGCCATTGAGATTATGAGCTGCCCCGGCGGATGTATTGGTGGTGGCGGTCAGCCTTATCACCACGGCGATGCAGGAATTCTGAAAAAGCGCCAAGCTGCCCTGTATCAGGAAGACAAGAATAAAACACTGCGCAAGTCGCACGAGAATCCACATATTATTGAGTTGTACGAAAAGTTCCTGGGGGAACCGATGAGCGATAAAGCACATCATCTGTTGCATACGGAGTATTTCGACAGGACTTAG
- a CDS encoding NADH-quinone oxidoreductase subunit NuoE family protein — MPKIKLAENTVQLIKDICVEFENKENELINVLHQVQSKFGYLPAEVQEVIARELKTSVAKVYGVVTFYSFFTMIPQGENPISICMGTACYVRGAEQVLNEFKRQLKVEVGESTEDGKFSINCLRCVGACGLAPVVTVGEKVYGRVAPTDVKKIIAEYQAIKC; from the coding sequence ATGCCAAAAATTAAATTAGCAGAAAATACAGTACAACTGATAAAAGATATTTGTGTTGAATTTGAAAATAAAGAAAACGAGCTGATAAATGTGCTTCATCAGGTGCAAAGCAAGTTCGGTTATTTGCCGGCCGAAGTGCAGGAAGTAATAGCCCGAGAACTTAAAACATCGGTTGCAAAAGTATATGGTGTTGTTACTTTCTACAGCTTTTTTACGATGATTCCTCAGGGCGAAAATCCAATTTCAATTTGTATGGGAACGGCGTGTTATGTTCGCGGTGCCGAGCAGGTGCTTAACGAATTTAAACGCCAGTTGAAAGTTGAAGTGGGCGAGTCGACTGAAGACGGTAAATTTTCCATCAACTGCTTACGCTGTGTGGGAGCCTGTGGTTTGGCGCCTGTTGTTACAGTTGGAGAAAAAGTGTACGGTCGTGTTGCTCCAACCGATGTGAAAAAGATTATCGCCGAATATCAGGCAATTAAATGCTAG
- a CDS encoding (2Fe-2S) ferredoxin domain-containing protein: MAKIKSLADLRKMKEEAQSKIKLRENSANPEQVVQIKIGMATCGIASGAKETMKFFVEELEQEAIDAVVTQTGCMGYCYAEPTIEVTLPGKEPVVYGHVKKEKAREIIDSYIKRGELVDGIIPVSFKTIDD, encoded by the coding sequence ATGGCTAAAATTAAATCACTGGCTGATCTTCGGAAAATGAAAGAAGAAGCTCAGTCGAAAATCAAACTCAGGGAAAACAGTGCGAACCCTGAGCAGGTTGTACAAATAAAAATTGGTATGGCCACATGTGGTATTGCATCGGGGGCTAAAGAAACCATGAAGTTTTTTGTGGAAGAGCTGGAACAAGAAGCTATCGATGCGGTTGTTACGCAAACCGGCTGCATGGGATATTGTTATGCCGAGCCAACCATTGAAGTAACACTTCCGGGGAAAGAACCGGTTGTATACGGACATGTGAAAAAAGAAAAAGCCCGCGAAATAATCGATTCATACATTAAACGCGGCGAGCTGGTTGATGGAATTATTCCGGTAAGCTTTAAAACCATTGACGACTAA
- a CDS encoding DRTGG domain-containing protein, which translates to MLIVTKEEVEMKVSELVEKFGLKVFSGQSGLENEISGGYVSDLLSDVMGNAQEGQVWMTLQTHQNVMAIASLKELAAIILVKGFEPEEDTIEHSNEEGIPVLGTDKATFEMAGNLYITLM; encoded by the coding sequence ATGCTGATTGTAACAAAAGAGGAGGTAGAAATGAAGGTTTCTGAACTGGTAGAAAAATTTGGACTTAAAGTTTTTTCCGGCCAATCCGGATTAGAGAATGAAATAAGTGGCGGGTACGTGTCTGACCTGCTGAGCGATGTAATGGGAAATGCGCAGGAAGGGCAGGTTTGGATGACACTGCAAACACACCAGAATGTGATGGCCATTGCGTCGTTGAAAGAATTGGCTGCCATAATTCTGGTGAAAGGATTTGAGCCCGAAGAAGATACGATAGAACACAGTAACGAAGAGGGAATTCCTGTTTTAGGAACTGACAAAGCCACATTTGAAATGGCCGGAAATTTATACATTACCTTAATGTAA
- a CDS encoding alpha/beta fold hydrolase, with the protein MLYNKVFPHKTSKTWVVFVHGAGGSNVVWFRQLRDFKKHFNVLLVDLRGHGKSKKEYTKEEIYAFDEIALDVIRTMDHLKIEKAHLVGISLGCIVIRAMDKLAPGRAESIILGGAIVQFNSRINALVSVAKLFQTIFPYMWLYRINAWILIPYKKDIASRKLFIKEAIRLGEKEFKKWLCMSTEIKDNLQEFLIKEASAPVLYLMGDRDHMFLPTVSNLVKKHFNSKLEIIKNSGHVCNIDQPDAFNERSIQFIKSISAT; encoded by the coding sequence ATGCTTTATAACAAAGTATTTCCACATAAGACCTCAAAAACCTGGGTGGTGTTTGTACACGGCGCCGGAGGAAGCAATGTGGTATGGTTCAGACAACTGCGCGATTTCAAGAAACATTTCAATGTGCTATTAGTTGACCTTCGCGGGCACGGCAAATCAAAAAAAGAATACACCAAAGAAGAGATTTACGCTTTCGATGAAATCGCCTTGGATGTTATTCGCACAATGGATCATCTGAAAATTGAGAAAGCACATTTGGTAGGCATTTCGTTGGGGTGCATTGTAATTCGGGCTATGGACAAACTGGCTCCGGGTCGTGCTGAATCAATAATTCTAGGTGGTGCAATAGTACAATTTAATTCGCGTATTAATGCACTGGTATCGGTGGCCAAATTGTTTCAAACTATTTTCCCTTACATGTGGCTATACCGGATTAATGCCTGGATACTGATCCCGTATAAGAAAGACATTGCATCGCGCAAGCTGTTCATTAAAGAAGCTATTCGTCTGGGCGAAAAAGAGTTTAAAAAATGGCTGTGCATGTCGACCGAAATTAAGGATAACTTACAGGAATTTCTGATTAAAGAAGCATCAGCTCCGGTACTTTACCTGATGGGCGATCGCGATCACATGTTTTTACCAACAGTCTCTAATTTGGTAAAAAAGCATTTTAACTCAAAACTGGAAATTATAAAAAACAGCGGTCATGTTTGTAATATCGACCAACCCGATGCTTTTAACGAACGCAGCATACAGTTTATAAAAAGTATTTCTGCTACCTAG
- a CDS encoding PHP domain-containing protein, whose translation MQKFRADLHIHSVLSPCADLEMAPLKIVEQAQKAGLHIIGITDHNSTLNAKVIRDLALEKGILTLTGVEITTKEEVHCLAFFDNDEALDTFQQYLEQHITRISNPDGHFGYQPVVDKEEKVLELVPYYLTSALKKGISSVQKYVYDLGGIFIPAHVNRPLNGLFSHLGFIPKDLAFDAMGITGNTSEKHVRKQYDLDDNISLVYNSDSHFLEQIGTRYSVFNIHKLSFKEVKKALNQQDSCFVEII comes from the coding sequence ATGCAGAAATTCAGGGCCGACCTACATATTCATTCCGTACTTTCGCCCTGTGCCGATTTGGAAATGGCACCACTAAAAATTGTGGAGCAAGCCCAAAAGGCAGGATTGCATATCATTGGAATCACCGATCATAACTCAACTTTAAATGCCAAAGTAATTCGCGATTTGGCACTCGAAAAAGGCATTTTAACGCTCACCGGTGTTGAAATTACTACCAAGGAGGAAGTGCATTGCCTGGCATTTTTCGATAATGATGAGGCCTTAGATACTTTTCAGCAATATTTGGAACAGCACATTACAAGGATATCAAATCCCGATGGTCACTTTGGTTATCAGCCGGTAGTTGATAAAGAGGAAAAGGTGTTGGAATTGGTTCCGTATTACCTGACATCGGCATTAAAAAAGGGGATCTCTTCCGTTCAGAAATATGTTTACGACCTGGGAGGTATTTTTATTCCGGCACATGTTAACCGGCCATTAAATGGTCTGTTTAGTCATCTCGGTTTTATCCCGAAAGACCTGGCGTTTGATGCAATGGGAATCACCGGAAACACCAGTGAAAAACATGTTCGAAAACAGTATGATTTAGATGATAATATTTCGTTAGTTTATAATTCAGATTCCCATTTTTTAGAACAGATTGGCACCAGATATTCTGTTTTTAATATTCATAAATTATCTTTTAAAGAAGTGAAGAAGGCTTTGAATCAGCAAGATAGTTGTTTTGTGGAAATAATATGA
- a CDS encoding [Fe-Fe] hydrogenase large subunit C-terminal domain-containing protein: MKVVEKYHAITVDTDKCMGCTHCMKVCPTEAIRIRAGVANINPDRCVDCGNCLRACPVDAFYVEHDSLEQLNKYRYRVVLFPSVMIGQFPETYTEGKIYEALLKLGFTHIFEVEQPIGLLIDEIKQQVEKSTHKPMISSFCPAIVRLIQSRYPSLVDNIVPVKAPHDLAACHAIELLSKQGIKREEIGTFYVSPCSAKMAAVKRPLGEEVSAVDGLIKMSDLYNHIMRVIEKEEKTDTAPLRKNLTLDGILWSLPRGEARHFKRNSMAVDGIHNVVKILERMENDEVPVLDFLELKSCHQGCSGGILLTGNRFLTVERLQKRSKRYPRASSIDISAVSCLGIKDKMKADPIEPNYVFALDTDRLKALEKMQKVDRIICQLPGIDCGSCGAPNCHALAEDMVQGKAKMTDCIFLQNRYLNEKKITIEKATKNLEKAWGKNRFDADCNKRGGRNEGF, translated from the coding sequence ATGAAGGTTGTAGAAAAATATCATGCCATAACAGTTGACACCGATAAATGTATGGGCTGCACGCACTGCATGAAAGTCTGTCCAACAGAGGCGATTCGGATACGCGCGGGAGTGGCGAATATAAATCCTGATCGTTGTGTGGATTGCGGAAACTGCCTGCGCGCCTGTCCGGTTGATGCTTTTTATGTGGAACACGATAGTTTAGAGCAACTTAATAAATACAGATACCGGGTGGTGCTTTTTCCATCGGTAATGATTGGGCAGTTTCCCGAAACTTATACCGAAGGAAAAATTTACGAAGCGCTGCTAAAGCTTGGGTTTACACATATTTTCGAGGTCGAACAGCCCATCGGGTTGTTGATTGATGAGATAAAACAGCAGGTTGAAAAATCGACCCATAAACCAATGATCTCGTCGTTTTGCCCGGCTATTGTTCGTTTAATACAGTCACGTTATCCATCGCTGGTAGATAATATTGTGCCGGTTAAAGCACCACACGACCTGGCGGCTTGTCATGCAATAGAATTGTTGAGTAAGCAAGGAATTAAGCGCGAAGAAATCGGCACTTTTTATGTGTCGCCCTGTTCGGCAAAAATGGCTGCTGTAAAACGTCCTCTGGGCGAAGAAGTTTCGGCGGTGGATGGCCTGATAAAAATGAGTGATTTATACAATCACATTATGCGGGTTATTGAAAAGGAGGAAAAAACCGACACTGCTCCATTGCGCAAAAACCTAACACTCGACGGTATTTTATGGAGCCTTCCGCGAGGAGAAGCAAGACACTTTAAACGAAATTCGATGGCGGTTGACGGCATCCACAACGTGGTTAAAATTCTGGAACGAATGGAAAATGATGAGGTGCCGGTGCTCGATTTTTTGGAGTTAAAATCATGCCACCAGGGATGTTCCGGAGGTATTTTACTGACTGGCAACCGATTTCTTACTGTGGAGCGACTGCAAAAGCGATCGAAACGTTATCCTCGTGCTTCATCAATCGATATTTCGGCAGTAAGTTGCCTGGGAATAAAAGATAAAATGAAAGCCGATCCCATTGAGCCCAACTATGTTTTTGCTCTGGATACCGACCGTTTGAAAGCATTGGAAAAGATGCAGAAAGTGGATCGGATAATTTGCCAGCTTCCGGGAATTGACTGCGGAAGTTGCGGGGCCCCAAATTGCCATGCACTGGCTGAAGATATGGTACAGGGGAAAGCAAAAATGACGGATTGTATTTTTCTGCAAAACCGATATTTAAACGAGAAAAAAATAACCATCGAAAAAGCGACAAAGAACCTGGAAAAAGCCTGGGGGAAAAATCGTTTTGATGCTGATTGTAACAAAAGAGGAGGTAGAAATGAAGGTTTCTGA
- a CDS encoding aldo/keto reductase — MQYRRFGKTEKHLSTVTLGGMRFKHGWDEPRRAIPEDTLDECLNTVQLAFDAGINHIETAWGYKKSETVYGKVLNEELMIPRTSYHLMTKGNPLTADATYEMVENQLRDLQTDYLDFYGWHGINTPELLEQSCKKGGPVEALLKLKDEGIIKHVGFSTHGPWK; from the coding sequence ATGCAATACCGTCGCTTTGGGAAAACAGAAAAGCACTTGAGTACGGTAACACTGGGAGGCATGCGCTTTAAACATGGCTGGGACGAACCCCGGCGTGCTATTCCTGAAGACACGCTGGACGAATGTTTAAACACCGTTCAACTGGCATTTGATGCGGGCATTAATCATATTGAAACAGCCTGGGGCTATAAAAAAAGCGAAACCGTTTATGGCAAGGTTTTAAATGAGGAGTTAATGATACCTCGCACTTCATATCATTTAATGACCAAGGGAAATCCGCTAACAGCGGATGCCACCTACGAAATGGTAGAAAATCAGTTGCGCGACTTGCAAACCGATTACCTCGACTTTTATGGCTGGCACGGAATAAATACGCCCGAATTACTGGAGCAAAGTTGCAAAAAAGGTGGCCCGGTTGAAGCCCTGCTAAAGTTAAAAGACGAAGGAATTATAAAACATGTTGGTTTTAGCACACATGGCCCCTGGAAGTAA
- a CDS encoding PAS domain-containing protein produces MIYDKESFLTGNIEDPAIHQKIIDALPIPIFYRNAEGIYLMCNAAHEKFTGKTKEQIVGKPLHEVHVKEMADKYLAQDKELMANPDVQVYNTQVRHGDGTSHHVILNKAVIRDNENKIVGIVGSINDITELKKTEKRLEKAQETMQVSSQMIHKISSGILMVDSNFKVVDSNEYFAKMMGDETEELYETIPGLTGADVKGLIPDIIYKMVSSVLTSGDELAERDLKFNNKLMHVSVRTLYKNKVVGVVFRDMSAPMLVQDEIINRARKINKQNIETVQKIAFLLGENAAETEELLNSIIETYRYGDDDKS; encoded by the coding sequence ATGATTTACGATAAAGAATCATTTCTGACCGGCAATATTGAAGATCCTGCCATTCATCAGAAAATTATTGATGCGCTGCCCATTCCGATATTTTACCGCAATGCAGAAGGTATTTATTTGATGTGTAACGCGGCGCATGAAAAATTTACGGGAAAAACAAAAGAGCAAATTGTGGGCAAACCTTTACACGAAGTTCATGTAAAAGAAATGGCCGATAAATACCTGGCGCAGGACAAAGAGCTGATGGCAAACCCCGATGTACAGGTGTACAACACGCAGGTTCGACACGGCGACGGGACATCGCACCATGTTATTCTTAATAAAGCAGTGATACGCGATAACGAGAATAAAATAGTTGGAATTGTAGGTTCGATAAACGACATAACGGAGCTAAAAAAAACCGAGAAGCGCCTTGAGAAAGCACAGGAAACGATGCAGGTATCGTCGCAAATGATTCATAAAATATCTTCGGGAATTCTGATGGTTGACAGTAATTTTAAGGTTGTTGATTCAAACGAATATTTTGCCAAAATGATGGGCGATGAAACGGAAGAATTGTACGAAACCATCCCCGGACTGACCGGTGCCGATGTAAAAGGCCTGATACCCGATATTATTTACAAAATGGTTTCGAGCGTACTTACATCGGGGGATGAACTAGCTGAGCGCGATTTAAAATTCAACAATAAACTCATGCATGTTTCGGTACGTACACTCTATAAAAACAAGGTGGTTGGCGTGGTATTCCGCGACATGTCGGCGCCAATGCTCGTACAGGATGAGATCATTAACCGTGCACGAAAAATCAACAAACAAAACATTGAAACGGTACAAAAAATAGCTTTTCTGCTGGGAGAAAATGCTGCAGAAACGGAAGAATTGCTAAACTCCATAATTGAAACCTACCGCTATGGTGACGACGACAAATCCTGA
- a CDS encoding ATP-binding protein, with amino-acid sequence MKLEFDIASGDFSKAGRASSRIKKMLKQLQVDTKVIKRIVVAIYEAEVNVVAHSVGGKMIAEIDGTGITVVVQDSGPGIEDIQKAMQEGFSTATKAVRNMGFGAGMGLPNINRNTDDFTIESEVGEGTKLTFRNNF; translated from the coding sequence ATGAAACTGGAATTTGACATAGCGAGTGGCGATTTTAGCAAGGCCGGAAGAGCTTCGAGCCGCATAAAAAAAATGCTGAAACAATTGCAGGTTGATACGAAAGTAATCAAGCGAATTGTGGTGGCGATATACGAAGCCGAGGTGAATGTTGTTGCTCACTCTGTTGGAGGGAAAATGATAGCAGAAATCGACGGAACGGGAATTACTGTCGTTGTTCAGGATAGTGGCCCCGGCATTGAAGATATTCAGAAAGCAATGCAGGAAGGTTTTTCAACTGCCACCAAAGCTGTTAGGAATATGGGATTTGGTGCCGGAATGGGCTTGCCAAACATTAACAGAAATACGGATGACTTTACTATTGAAAGTGAGGTAGGAGAGGGTACAAAGTTAACTTTCAGAAATAATTTTTAG
- a CDS encoding NADH-ubiquinone oxidoreductase-F iron-sulfur binding region domain-containing protein yields MTDYKMHLLICGGTGCKASESDEIKNRLTQLIHDLGLEDEVQVVLTGCFGFCEKGPIIKVLPDNTFYVQVTPNDVVEIVEEHIVKGRPVKRLLYTDPTSDEQISDSKGMDFYKKQIRIALKNCGFINPENIDEYIARDGYQALGKCLSEHTPEEVIKEIKDSGLRGRGGGGFPTGLKWEITKNVENEQKYVVCNADEGDPGAFMDRSILEGDPHSVLEAMAICGYCIGADKGLIYIRAEYPLAIQRLKIAIKQAEDYGLIGDDILGSGFNFRLELRYGAGAFVCGEETALIHSMEGLRGEPTFKPPFPSVSGYMGKPTNVNNVETFANIPVIINKGAEWFSKIGTEKSKGTKVFALAGKINNVGLIEVPMGTTLREVIYDIGGGIKDGKAFKAVQTGGPSGGCLTKDYLDLPIDYDNLLASGSMMGSGGMIVMDEDDCMVSIAKFYLDFTLEESCGKCTPCRVGNKRLYELLDKITRGKGEEQDVEKLKELSGVIKDTALCGLGQTSPNPVLSTITNFEHEYKAHVIDGKCPAGQCKSLLRYDIIEDLCTGCTLCFRNCPVGAISGERRQPHYIDQTLCIKCGVCYEKCKFNAITLT; encoded by the coding sequence ATGACTGACTACAAAATGCATCTTTTAATTTGTGGTGGAACCGGGTGCAAAGCATCGGAAAGCGACGAAATTAAAAACAGGCTAACCCAATTGATTCACGATCTTGGACTCGAGGATGAAGTTCAGGTGGTGCTGACCGGTTGTTTCGGCTTTTGCGAAAAAGGGCCCATTATTAAAGTATTGCCCGATAACACTTTTTATGTGCAGGTTACTCCTAACGATGTGGTTGAAATTGTTGAGGAACACATAGTAAAAGGCCGACCTGTTAAACGATTGTTGTATACCGATCCAACGAGCGATGAGCAGATCAGCGATTCAAAAGGAATGGATTTCTACAAAAAGCAAATCCGAATTGCCTTAAAGAATTGTGGCTTTATCAACCCCGAAAATATTGACGAATACATTGCACGCGACGGTTACCAGGCTTTGGGGAAATGTTTATCGGAACATACGCCCGAAGAGGTGATTAAAGAAATAAAAGACTCCGGTTTGCGTGGCCGCGGTGGTGGCGGTTTCCCTACCGGATTAAAATGGGAGATCACCAAAAATGTAGAAAACGAACAAAAATACGTGGTTTGTAATGCCGACGAGGGCGACCCCGGTGCATTTATGGACCGCTCAATCCTGGAAGGCGATCCGCACTCGGTGTTGGAGGCAATGGCCATTTGCGGTTATTGTATTGGTGCCGATAAAGGATTGATATACATCAGGGCTGAATATCCGCTGGCTATTCAACGTTTAAAAATTGCCATAAAACAAGCCGAAGATTATGGATTGATCGGTGATGATATATTGGGCAGTGGTTTTAATTTCCGCCTTGAATTGCGCTATGGAGCCGGAGCTTTTGTGTGTGGCGAAGAAACTGCGCTGATTCACTCCATGGAAGGTTTACGTGGCGAACCAACCTTTAAACCGCCGTTCCCATCCGTTTCTGGTTATATGGGAAAACCTACTAACGTAAACAACGTGGAAACCTTTGCAAACATTCCGGTAATTATAAATAAAGGTGCTGAATGGTTTAGTAAAATCGGTACTGAAAAATCGAAAGGAACAAAAGTATTTGCACTGGCCGGAAAGATCAACAATGTTGGGCTTATTGAAGTGCCGATGGGAACAACACTACGCGAAGTAATTTACGATATTGGCGGTGGAATTAAAGACGGGAAAGCATTCAAGGCCGTTCAAACCGGTGGCCCATCTGGTGGATGTCTTACAAAAGATTATCTGGATTTACCAATTGATTACGACAACCTGCTTGCATCCGGTTCGATGATGGGATCGGGCGGAATGATTGTGATGGACGAGGACGATTGTATGGTTTCCATTGCCAAGTTCTATCTTGATTTTACGCTCGAAGAGTCGTGCGGAAAATGTACGCCGTGCCGTGTTGGTAACAAGCGTCTTTACGAGCTGTTGGATAAAATCACCCGGGGAAAAGGAGAAGAACAAGATGTTGAGAAGTTGAAAGAATTGAGCGGTGTAATTAAAGATACTGCCCTTTGTGGATTGGGGCAAACATCGCCAAATCCGGTGCTTTCAACCATCACTAATTTTGAACATGAATACAAAGCACACGTAATTGACGGAAAATGTCCGGCGGGACAGTGTAAATCGCTGTTGCGTTACGATATTATAGAAGACTTGTGTACCGGCTGTACACTATGTTTCCGCAATTGCCCGGTTGGTGCTATTTCCGGCGAACGCCGCCAGCCGCATTATATCGACCAGACTTTATGTATTAAGTGTGGCGTTTGTTACGAGAAATGTAAATTCAACGCAATAACCCTAACCTAA
- a CDS encoding ATP-binding protein produces the protein MKTLSEHILDIVQNSVSAKARLIEIIVEENKIKDLCSLTIRDNGCGMSNETLAKAINPFFTSRTTRKVGLGIPLLKQNAEAAGGSFSLESELNVGTVLKANFQLSNIDRPPMGDIWETLYLMFLSYNEGNLLYLHKTEKGEFQISSDELKEALGNVSYQQKEIREGILELIKTNLQEIEATK, from the coding sequence ATGAAAACTCTGTCTGAACATATTTTAGATATTGTACAAAACTCCGTGAGTGCAAAAGCAAGGTTGATTGAAATCATAGTTGAGGAGAATAAAATAAAGGACCTTTGTTCATTGACAATCAGAGATAACGGCTGCGGAATGAGCAATGAAACGCTGGCCAAAGCCATTAACCCGTTCTTTACGTCGCGAACCACCCGAAAAGTGGGGTTGGGCATTCCGCTTTTAAAGCAGAATGCCGAGGCTGCCGGTGGCAGTTTTTCCCTTGAATCGGAATTAAATGTTGGCACTGTTCTAAAGGCAAACTTTCAATTGTCGAACATCGACAGGCCACCTATGGGAGATATTTGGGAAACCTTGTATCTGATGTTTTTAAGTTATAACGAAGGCAACCTGTTGTACTTGCATAAAACCGAAAAGGGCGAATTTCAGATAAGTTCTGACGAGCTGAAAGAAGCACTAGGTAATGTTTCATATCAGCAAAAGGAGATACGCGAAGGGATTTTAGAATTGATAAAAACGAATTTACAAGAAATAGAGGCAACTAAATAA